From one Bacteroides fragilis NCTC 9343 genomic stretch:
- a CDS encoding corrinoid protein, with protein MNLTDLYDAILNGKLDRAVAVTNEAISEGVLPNEIITNYMIKAMEEIGNRFEAGKVFVPNLLMSARAMKGALDLLKPLLQGETDAYVGKIVIGTVKGDLHDIGKNLVASMFEGCGFEVVNLGVDVSSEKFVEAARTYNADIICMSALLTTTMNYMKVVVDDLKTAGLYGKVKVMVGGAPINEAFAHSIGADAYTSNANAAVIMAKKLIGAA; from the coding sequence ATGAACTTAACAGATTTATACGATGCAATTTTAAATGGCAAACTTGACAGAGCCGTTGCAGTAACCAATGAAGCAATCTCCGAAGGAGTACTTCCGAACGAAATTATTACTAATTACATGATTAAGGCGATGGAAGAGATTGGTAATCGCTTTGAGGCAGGAAAAGTGTTTGTGCCTAATTTGCTGATGAGTGCACGTGCCATGAAAGGTGCACTGGATCTTCTGAAACCGTTATTACAGGGAGAGACTGATGCCTATGTCGGTAAAATTGTTATTGGAACCGTGAAAGGGGACTTGCATGATATAGGCAAGAATCTTGTGGCTTCTATGTTCGAAGGTTGTGGATTTGAAGTTGTCAATTTGGGAGTGGATGTTTCCAGTGAGAAGTTTGTAGAAGCTGCCCGTACATACAATGCAGATATCATATGTATGTCTGCACTGCTGACTACTACTATGAATTATATGAAGGTAGTAGTAGATGACTTGAAGACGGCAGGATTGTATGGAAAAGTAAAAGTGATGGTGGGGGGCGCTCCGATCAATGAGGCTTTTGCACACTCGATAGGGGCTGATGCATATACAAGCAATGCTAATGCAGCGGTGATAATGGCGAAGAAACTGATAGGAGCGGCTTGA
- a CDS encoding uroporphyrinogen decarboxylase family protein: MSTSRDRVRQALSHQGSDRIPVDFGATAVTGIHCRVVEALRKHYGLSYKPVKIVDTFQMLGEVDRDLADAMGVDCIGVGGTRDIFDHDTECMHEQVTPWGQKVLVPIQLDLTQDKEGDVYVYAGGDKNYPPSAVMPNGCFFINAIERQQPIDEDKLNPMDNLEEFNSITDEELDVYKKKVNEASATGRAVVASFGGTALGDVAFVPGMGLKEPKGIRSVVEWYMSTVMRQEYLHEIFRRQTDIAIANYEKLWAVLGDKVDVVLTCGTDFGSQESQFCSVEVFNELWLPHYRRMNDWIHEHTTWKVFKHSCGAIVPILPGLIKAGFDIINPVQINAKDMDSGMLKREFGSHLTFWGGGVDTQKMLPFGTPDEIRRHVLGQCEILGKDGGFVFNSVHNIQANVPVENVIAMLDALKTV, translated from the coding sequence ATGAGTACATCAAGAGATAGAGTCAGACAGGCTCTGAGTCATCAGGGTAGTGATCGTATTCCGGTTGACTTCGGAGCTACAGCCGTAACCGGCATTCACTGCCGGGTAGTGGAGGCTTTACGCAAGCATTACGGATTGTCTTATAAACCGGTAAAGATTGTCGATACCTTCCAGATGTTGGGTGAGGTGGACAGGGATTTGGCCGACGCAATGGGAGTGGATTGTATTGGAGTAGGAGGTACAAGAGATATCTTTGACCATGACACAGAATGCATGCATGAGCAAGTCACACCGTGGGGGCAGAAAGTGTTGGTGCCGATACAACTCGACTTGACTCAGGATAAGGAAGGAGATGTTTATGTATATGCAGGAGGAGATAAAAACTATCCTCCGAGTGCAGTTATGCCGAATGGTTGTTTCTTTATCAATGCCATCGAAAGACAGCAGCCGATTGATGAAGATAAACTGAATCCTATGGACAATCTGGAAGAGTTTAACTCCATTACCGATGAAGAATTGGATGTCTACAAGAAAAAAGTGAATGAAGCATCTGCCACCGGCAGGGCAGTGGTAGCCAGTTTCGGTGGCACTGCATTGGGAGATGTTGCTTTTGTACCCGGTATGGGGCTAAAAGAACCGAAGGGTATCCGCAGTGTGGTGGAGTGGTATATGTCCACTGTGATGCGTCAGGAATACTTACACGAAATATTTAGAAGACAGACGGACATCGCCATCGCAAACTATGAGAAATTGTGGGCGGTATTGGGTGATAAAGTGGATGTGGTATTAACCTGTGGTACGGACTTCGGTTCTCAAGAGTCGCAATTCTGCTCAGTGGAGGTTTTTAATGAGCTTTGGCTGCCTCATTATCGGCGTATGAACGACTGGATTCATGAACATACTACCTGGAAAGTTTTCAAACATTCCTGTGGTGCTATTGTGCCTATTTTGCCGGGACTGATTAAAGCCGGTTTTGACATTATCAATCCGGTGCAGATTAATGCTAAGGATATGGATTCCGGAATGTTGAAGAGGGAGTTTGGAAGCCATCTTACCTTTTGGGGAGGTGGAGTCGATACTCAGAAGATGTTGCCTTTCGGTACTCCGGATGAGATTCGCAGGCATGTTCTCGGACAATGCGAAATCTTGGGAAAGGATGGCGGTTTTGTATTTAACTCAGTACATAATATTCAGGCTAATGTGCCGGTCGAGAATGTAATAGCAATGCTTGATGCTTTAAAGACTGTATGA
- a CDS encoding glycoside hydrolase family 3 N-terminal domain-containing protein gives MKNYIFTAVLLFLTISLSAQPIPKYKDASQPIEVRVQDLLSRMTIEEKVAQLRHIHEGSILNDDHTLNLEKMKNIIGTLGWGAVEGLTLEGIEMARYTYQIQKHCIENTRLGIPIFTISESLHGAVQGGATIFPQAVALGSTFNPDLAYQMTKAISGELNAMGVNHVLSPTIDVIRELRWGRVEESFGEDPFLVSQMGVHEINGYIDGGISPMLKVFGPHGVPTSGLNLASTEANERDLREVFLKPYEVAVKQTGVNSVMTAYNSTNRIPNTASKWLLTDLLRTEWGFKGYTYSDWGAVSMLYGFHKVASNVNEAVKMALMAGTDLEASSDCYANIPAMVRLGELDVKYVDLACSRVLYAKFKAGLFENPYGLPIEEYEKKVRTKENVALSRRISEESVVMVKNEGNLLPLDMKKLKSVAVIGPNANQVQFGDYTWSRNNKDGITPLQGIQNLVGNKLAVHHAVGCDLVSDDKSGFADAVATAKKSDVVFLFVGSASASLARDYSNCTCGEGYDLTDLNLTGVQGDLVKEIYATGKPVVLILVTGRPFSITWEKEHIPAILFQWYGGEREGEVIADVLFGKVNPSGSLCYSIPQSVGHLPIHYNRLPSDKGIYRSPGTINKPGRDYVFSTPEPLWPFGYGLSYSDFEYSDFCFDKENYGLTDTVRIQVNVKNKSAIEGKSTVQVYVRDLAGSVVMPMKQLKGFSKVTVPAYGSTLAEISVPVSELGLYDMNMRYVVEPGDFDFMIGTSSDSICFKKTIHVGEVDAKAERVSSAASKETQTVKTGKKMIVKGVVRDVQAKTLDDVKVSVKGRKGSVITNGKGEYSIEATSASVLVFSRKGYEMQEVEVNSQKTLNITLLNKI, from the coding sequence ATGAAGAATTATATATTCACAGCAGTATTACTGTTTTTAACCATCAGTTTATCGGCGCAACCCATCCCTAAATATAAAGATGCCTCACAGCCGATAGAAGTAAGAGTGCAGGACTTGTTGAGTCGTATGACCATAGAAGAAAAGGTTGCCCAATTACGTCATATCCATGAAGGCAGTATCCTGAATGATGACCATACTTTGAATTTGGAAAAGATGAAAAATATCATCGGTACATTGGGCTGGGGGGCTGTCGAAGGACTTACTTTAGAGGGGATCGAGATGGCTCGTTATACCTATCAGATTCAAAAGCACTGTATCGAAAATACCCGCTTGGGTATTCCAATCTTTACTATCTCTGAGTCACTTCATGGGGCCGTGCAGGGTGGGGCTACTATTTTCCCACAAGCTGTAGCGTTAGGGAGTACCTTTAATCCTGATTTGGCCTATCAGATGACAAAAGCTATTTCGGGTGAGTTGAATGCAATGGGTGTGAACCATGTGTTATCCCCTACTATTGATGTGATACGTGAACTGCGTTGGGGACGTGTGGAAGAGAGTTTCGGTGAAGATCCATTCCTGGTATCCCAGATGGGAGTGCATGAGATAAACGGATATATTGACGGGGGAATTTCGCCTATGCTCAAGGTATTCGGTCCCCATGGGGTGCCAACTTCCGGATTGAATTTAGCTTCTACCGAAGCCAACGAAAGAGATTTGAGAGAGGTTTTCCTAAAACCTTATGAAGTAGCCGTTAAGCAAACGGGTGTGAATTCTGTAATGACTGCCTACAATTCTACCAACCGCATACCCAATACAGCATCGAAATGGCTGTTGACAGATTTATTACGTACGGAATGGGGATTCAAAGGATATACCTATTCCGATTGGGGGGCGGTGTCTATGTTATATGGTTTTCATAAAGTAGCTTCCAATGTTAATGAGGCGGTTAAGATGGCACTGATGGCAGGTACCGACTTGGAAGCCTCAAGTGATTGCTATGCCAATATACCTGCTATGGTACGTTTGGGTGAATTGGACGTGAAATATGTGGATTTAGCTTGTTCCAGAGTGCTTTATGCCAAGTTCAAAGCAGGCCTGTTTGAAAACCCTTATGGACTTCCTATCGAAGAATACGAAAAAAAGGTGCGTACAAAGGAGAATGTTGCTTTGTCTCGTAGGATATCGGAAGAGAGTGTGGTAATGGTTAAAAATGAAGGAAATCTGTTACCGCTCGATATGAAGAAGCTGAAATCTGTTGCTGTTATCGGCCCTAATGCCAATCAGGTGCAGTTTGGTGACTATACCTGGAGCCGTAATAATAAGGATGGGATTACCCCGTTGCAGGGAATACAGAATCTCGTTGGTAATAAACTGGCTGTTCATCACGCTGTAGGTTGTGATTTGGTATCTGATGATAAGTCGGGGTTTGCAGATGCCGTGGCTACTGCCAAGAAGTCGGATGTGGTATTTTTGTTTGTAGGCTCTGCCAGTGCTTCATTGGCGCGCGATTATAGCAATTGTACTTGTGGTGAAGGGTATGATCTGACTGATTTGAATCTGACCGGTGTGCAGGGTGATTTGGTGAAGGAGATTTATGCGACCGGGAAACCAGTGGTCTTGATTTTGGTAACCGGACGCCCTTTCTCCATTACCTGGGAAAAGGAACATATTCCGGCTATCCTGTTCCAATGGTATGGTGGCGAAAGAGAAGGGGAAGTGATTGCCGATGTGTTGTTTGGCAAAGTCAATCCTTCGGGCAGCCTCTGCTACTCCATACCGCAGAGTGTCGGCCATTTACCTATACATTACAATCGTTTGCCTTCGGATAAGGGTATCTATCGTTCACCGGGTACCATTAACAAGCCGGGCCGTGACTATGTGTTCTCAACTCCCGAACCCTTGTGGCCGTTCGGTTATGGTCTGAGCTATTCCGACTTTGAATACAGTGACTTCTGCTTCGACAAAGAAAATTACGGATTGACTGATACCGTACGTATTCAGGTAAATGTGAAAAACAAGAGTGCCATTGAGGGTAAGTCAACTGTACAGGTATATGTGAGAGACCTGGCCGGCAGTGTGGTCATGCCGATGAAGCAACTGAAAGGCTTTTCCAAGGTTACGGTTCCTGCCTATGGAAGTACGCTTGCCGAAATCTCTGTACCTGTGAGTGAATTGGGGTTGTATGATATGAATATGCGCTATGTGGTAGAACCGGGAGATTTTGACTTTATGATCGGCACTTCTTCTGACAGTATTTGTTTCAAGAAGACTATTCATGTGGGAGAAGTGGACGCTAAGGCAGAAAGAGTTTCTTCCGCAGCTTCTAAGGAAACGCAAACGGTTAAGACCGGCAAGAAGATGATTGTAAAAGGAGTGGTACGTGATGTACAGGCTAAGACATTGGACGATGTGAAAGTGTCTGTGAAAGGCAGAAAAGGGAGTGTGATAACCAATGGGAAAGGTGAATATTCCATTGAAGCTACTTCTGCAAGTGTATTGGTTTTCAGTAGGAAGGGATATGAAATGCAGGAAGTGGAAGTGAACTCGCAAAAAACACTTAATATAACTTTGTTGAACAAGATTTAA
- a CDS encoding RagB/SusD family nutrient uptake outer membrane protein — translation MNKIAYMTCVLSLAFTMQACDDFLDSFPQDTVTNENFWKSKEDADKVLVDIYASLLPKDAIFFDEAMSDNAYLVWDWWGGAQQVANGSYTTSGEIPTNRWNGSYEVIRKCWFLLEGIEKIEDISEQDKNKIIGETYFMLAYNYYVLTSYFGDVPLVTKTLAIPESKQLVRTPKAEVVDYAINKLKEAAVMLEGLSQEKGRVTADACRFLIARMYLYNGDYSNVLETVKLLEGKYQLYREGDTPYEDLFSGVAENSCEVILSVVCDKRVGEIYTSHGGNGIMLLKGITGEDPYRGVTPSGSLVDAYPMADGRLIHEAGSSYDPKKPYEGRDPRFYQSIVYPTGQIKYLDVETGTVKERLYDPEDPTTVPEHQYNYSQPSATGYMWNKYIDYSVYAMNSVWDCTNDIIVFRYADVLLMKAEALLQTKGESAKEEVCNLIDQLRDRCSCGRVHRENYNSKDELMELLKNERRIELANEGLRYMDLIRWKDAEKNTIVTGVGLTGQMYGAYMRKDGVGKDDKTVDVDNTPRRYIETRYFNASKGYLFPIPQKERDLNPNLTQNPNW, via the coding sequence ATGAATAAAATAGCTTATATGACCTGTGTTTTGAGCTTGGCTTTTACTATGCAGGCATGTGATGATTTTCTGGATTCTTTTCCACAGGATACAGTTACAAATGAAAACTTTTGGAAAAGTAAAGAGGATGCAGACAAGGTGTTAGTAGATATTTATGCATCACTACTTCCTAAAGATGCCATCTTTTTTGATGAGGCTATGTCTGATAATGCCTATCTGGTATGGGATTGGTGGGGAGGTGCTCAACAGGTGGCAAACGGTTCTTATACAACAAGTGGCGAGATACCTACTAATAGATGGAATGGCAGCTATGAAGTTATCCGTAAATGTTGGTTTTTACTTGAGGGTATTGAAAAGATTGAGGATATATCAGAGCAAGATAAAAATAAGATAATAGGTGAAACCTACTTTATGTTAGCCTATAATTACTATGTTTTGACAAGTTATTTTGGCGATGTTCCTCTGGTGACTAAAACACTGGCTATTCCTGAAAGCAAACAACTCGTTCGCACTCCCAAAGCGGAAGTAGTGGATTATGCCATTAACAAGTTGAAAGAGGCTGCCGTAATGCTGGAAGGGCTTTCACAAGAGAAAGGTAGAGTTACGGCAGATGCTTGCAGATTTTTGATTGCCCGTATGTATTTGTATAACGGTGACTATTCGAATGTATTGGAAACTGTTAAACTATTGGAGGGTAAATATCAATTATACAGGGAAGGTGATACACCTTATGAAGATTTATTTTCAGGTGTTGCAGAAAATAGTTGTGAAGTAATATTGAGTGTAGTTTGTGATAAAAGAGTTGGAGAAATTTATACTTCCCACGGTGGTAATGGAATCATGCTGTTAAAGGGCATCACCGGTGAGGATCCTTATCGGGGAGTTACGCCTTCAGGTTCGTTGGTTGATGCTTATCCTATGGCAGACGGACGATTGATTCATGAAGCCGGTTCTTCCTATGATCCGAAAAAACCTTATGAAGGTAGGGATCCGCGTTTTTATCAGTCTATTGTATATCCTACCGGACAGATAAAATATCTGGATGTAGAAACTGGTACTGTCAAAGAACGGTTATATGATCCGGAAGATCCTACTACCGTACCTGAACACCAGTATAATTACTCTCAGCCTTCGGCTACCGGATATATGTGGAACAAATACATTGACTACTCTGTCTATGCCATGAACTCCGTGTGGGACTGCACTAATGATATTATTGTATTCCGTTATGCGGATGTGTTATTGATGAAAGCAGAAGCTTTATTGCAAACGAAAGGAGAAAGTGCAAAAGAGGAAGTATGCAATCTGATAGATCAATTACGTGATCGTTGTTCCTGTGGTAGAGTACACCGTGAAAATTATAACTCAAAAGACGAGTTGATGGAGTTATTGAAAAATGAACGCCGTATTGAGTTAGCCAATGAAGGACTTCGTTATATGGATCTTATCCGTTGGAAAGATGCTGAAAAGAATACGATTGTTACAGGGGTAGGATTAACCGGGCAGATGTATGGTGCATATATGCGTAAAGATGGAGTTGGCAAGGACGACAAAACTGTGGATGTTGACAATACTCCTCGTCGTTATATCGAAACGCGTTATTTTAATGCATCTAAAGGGTATCTGTTCCCAATACCTCAAAAAGAACGAGATCTGAATCCGAACTTAACTCAAAATCCGAATTGGTAA
- a CDS encoding TonB-dependent receptor — MKKKCFYSGMTYLFCHSGANLLLVRTQILLFFFVFLLPLSGVASPLQEIRITIQQKNVPLSKVFKEIEEKTDCSFLIRNNDVNTNEKVSIDAKNKTVAEILGILFDGKGIKYEVNGKRISVYKAVRQHTIGGKRKVTGQVTDNMEEAVIGASVFVVGASNGTITDMNGHFSLELPDDNAKLQVSYIGYKTQVINVGNKSSVNIVLVEDSKALEEVVVVGYGTQKKVNLTGAVETVKSDRLANKPVTSIASALTGEAAGVTVTQNSGQPGPNQGTVRVRGIGTWGDASPLVLVDGVSMSLNDVIPSEVESVSVLKDAASAAIYGSRAANGVILITTKKGKEGKLTFNYSGNVGFQFATRVPESVTSWQYAELYNQMQYNEGKSSSLFPQDRIDRMKAGGDPDKLEGNTDWYDELLRSGAPQHNHQLTVSGGSDKITYMISAGYSDQQGIIPSTDYERYNLRVNTTSKLTSWLKLDVNMAYLNSTQEESAAGAAEAYRRTMRALPYLPVQFSDGTYSYDAAPSNPVRMVNGDYGMRRKNNDCMTLLIAPEINILDGLNIRGTFGYESNIYKEKIFNKTVTYGSFEPAGQSGLTEVSRNKQTDRWDQYRNLTANVTASYEKTIGKHDFKVMAGGSLETFKWAYTKASRMDFPNDDFGEINAGDATTAAAEGNSTYSALASLFGRANYVYADRYLFEFTARYDGSSKFARGHRWGFFPSVSAGWRISEEAFFEPLKKHVQNLKLRASWGELGNQRINDYQFISNVGNGGSYLFGGTPIIGYKEALMGNEIITWESSRNLDFGIDFALFDNRLQTTFDWYCRTTSDILLNLEAPGALGIKPAMENAGKMENKGWDLTVSWRSNIGKDFKYNIGFNLSDVKNKVIDLRGYKSSTTELTAKIEGQPLNAIFGFETLGICDNQELYDKYAPMMQKYNPKWGMGDIIIKDRTGEGVINDEDRTVIGNSIPRFTFGLNLGFEYKGFDFSCFFQGVGKADGYVTMEAIQPMGINGARKEHYKESFNPQDPKPGAYFPRILSSDYNYAYMSHWVQDASYIRLKNLQIGYSFKIKGLNQLRVYASGENLFTATKYRTWDPETPVGARGFYPNVAVYSMGVNLNF; from the coding sequence ATGAAAAAAAAATGTTTTTATAGCGGAATGACATATTTATTTTGTCATTCCGGAGCTAATCTTTTGTTGGTAAGAACACAGATTTTGCTTTTCTTTTTTGTTTTTCTTTTGCCTCTCTCAGGTGTTGCTTCACCCTTACAAGAGATTAGGATTACTATTCAGCAAAAAAATGTACCGTTAAGTAAAGTATTTAAAGAAATAGAGGAGAAAACAGATTGTTCTTTTCTGATTCGAAACAATGATGTAAATACTAATGAGAAAGTATCGATTGATGCCAAGAATAAGACTGTTGCCGAAATTTTGGGGATACTTTTTGATGGTAAGGGTATCAAATATGAAGTAAACGGCAAGCGTATTTCTGTATATAAAGCTGTCCGGCAGCACACCATTGGAGGCAAACGTAAAGTGACCGGACAAGTAACGGATAATATGGAAGAAGCTGTCATTGGTGCTTCTGTCTTTGTAGTGGGAGCTTCCAATGGTACTATTACGGATATGAATGGGCATTTTTCGTTGGAATTACCTGATGATAATGCGAAGTTACAGGTGAGTTATATTGGCTATAAGACACAAGTAATTAATGTGGGGAATAAATCGTCGGTAAATATTGTATTGGTAGAAGATTCAAAGGCATTGGAAGAAGTGGTGGTGGTAGGCTATGGAACACAAAAGAAAGTGAACCTGACAGGAGCCGTTGAGACTGTAAAGTCCGATAGACTTGCCAATAAACCGGTTACTTCTATTGCCTCTGCATTGACAGGTGAAGCTGCTGGTGTTACTGTCACGCAGAATTCTGGTCAACCCGGACCTAATCAAGGTACGGTACGTGTTCGTGGTATTGGTACTTGGGGGGATGCATCTCCTTTGGTTTTGGTGGATGGAGTATCCATGAGCTTAAATGATGTGATTCCGAGTGAGGTGGAATCAGTGTCTGTGTTGAAAGATGCTGCGTCAGCTGCTATTTATGGTTCACGGGCTGCTAATGGTGTTATCTTGATTACTACAAAGAAGGGTAAAGAAGGGAAACTTACTTTTAACTATTCAGGTAATGTAGGTTTCCAGTTTGCGACAAGGGTACCGGAGTCGGTAACTTCTTGGCAGTATGCCGAGCTTTATAATCAAATGCAATATAATGAAGGAAAAAGTTCCTCTTTGTTTCCTCAGGATCGAATAGACCGGATGAAAGCAGGTGGTGATCCTGACAAGTTGGAAGGTAATACGGATTGGTATGACGAATTACTCCGTTCGGGTGCCCCACAACATAATCATCAATTAACTGTATCCGGAGGTAGTGATAAGATAACCTATATGATCTCAGCCGGTTATTCCGATCAACAGGGTATTATTCCTTCTACAGATTATGAACGTTACAATCTTCGTGTTAATACCACCTCCAAACTTACTTCTTGGCTGAAGTTGGATGTGAATATGGCATATTTAAATAGTACTCAAGAAGAGTCTGCAGCAGGAGCAGCTGAGGCTTATCGTAGAACGATGCGTGCATTGCCTTATTTGCCTGTTCAATTCTCAGATGGTACTTATTCTTATGATGCTGCACCTTCCAATCCTGTACGTATGGTGAACGGAGATTATGGGATGAGAAGAAAGAACAATGACTGTATGACATTGTTGATTGCTCCTGAAATTAATATTTTGGACGGTCTTAATATCAGGGGTACTTTTGGGTATGAATCAAATATATATAAAGAAAAAATATTTAATAAAACAGTTACTTACGGAAGTTTTGAGCCTGCAGGACAGAGTGGACTTACAGAAGTTTCCCGTAATAAACAAACTGACCGTTGGGATCAATACCGCAACTTGACTGCTAATGTCACAGCTTCTTATGAGAAAACAATCGGTAAACATGATTTCAAGGTAATGGCAGGTGGTTCTTTGGAAACATTTAAGTGGGCTTATACGAAAGCCTCACGAATGGATTTTCCAAATGATGATTTTGGTGAAATCAATGCCGGGGATGCTACTACGGCAGCAGCAGAAGGTAATTCCACTTATTCTGCATTGGCTTCGCTTTTCGGACGTGCTAACTATGTATATGCTGATCGTTACCTGTTTGAATTTACTGCTCGTTATGATGGTTCTTCCAAGTTTGCACGTGGACATCGTTGGGGATTCTTCCCTTCTGTATCTGCTGGCTGGCGTATATCTGAGGAAGCTTTCTTTGAACCTTTGAAGAAACACGTGCAGAATCTAAAACTAAGAGCGTCATGGGGAGAACTCGGTAATCAACGAATCAATGATTATCAGTTTATTTCGAATGTCGGTAATGGTGGAAGTTATCTTTTTGGAGGTACCCCTATTATCGGTTATAAAGAGGCCTTGATGGGGAATGAAATAATTACTTGGGAGTCTTCTCGTAATTTGGATTTCGGTATTGATTTTGCTTTGTTTGATAACAGGCTGCAAACCACTTTTGACTGGTACTGCCGGACAACTTCGGATATTTTGTTAAACTTGGAAGCTCCGGGTGCATTGGGAATTAAACCTGCTATGGAAAACGCTGGTAAAATGGAGAATAAAGGATGGGATTTGACTGTAAGTTGGCGTTCGAACATAGGGAAAGATTTTAAATACAATATAGGATTCAATCTGTCTGATGTAAAGAATAAAGTGATTGATTTGAGAGGATATAAATCTTCAACCACCGAATTGACAGCTAAGATAGAAGGGCAACCGTTGAATGCAATCTTTGGTTTCGAGACTTTAGGTATTTGTGACAATCAAGAGTTATATGACAAATATGCTCCGATGATGCAGAAATACAATCCTAAATGGGGGATGGGTGATATTATTATTAAGGACCGGACGGGAGAAGGTGTAATTAATGATGAAGATAGAACTGTTATTGGAAATTCTATTCCTCGTTTTACTTTTGGATTGAATTTGGGATTTGAGTACAAAGGCTTCGATTTCTCTTGCTTTTTTCAAGGGGTAGGTAAAGCCGATGGATATGTAACAATGGAAGCTATTCAGCCAATGGGGATTAATGGAGCGCGCAAAGAACATTATAAAGAGTCTTTCAATCCGCAGGATCCTAAGCCGGGGGCTTATTTCCCACGTATTCTGTCCAGTGATTATAATTACGCTTACATGTCTCACTGGGTACAGGATGCTTCCTATATTCGTTTAAAGAACCTGCAGATCGGTTACTCTTTCAAAATAAAGGGACTCAACCAATTGCGTGTATATGCTTCGGGAGAGAATTTGTTCACGGCTACCAAATACCGTACTTGGGACCCTGAAACTCCAGTTGGTGCAAGAGGATTTTATCCTAATGTAGCAGTTTATTCAATGGGAGTGAATCTTAATTTTTAA
- a CDS encoding FecR family protein, translated as MMEKKLDTFEELMLDFLAGKLSEDGERKLLHFLQSDISYQQRYKEMARTRAKSFIGKFEQEKQADYEALSVKLGIKKKSEKKRIPLWSTFSQVAAIALLILTTSIAGYYIYNDVAESNQEMALCQMEVPLGSQTKVILPDGSVVCLNSGSVLKYDPAFLRKKNREVYLIGEGYFEVQKNPEKPFIVHADDINVKVLGTVFNVRSYPEDSEIEVSLIKGKVNVFSTSETRDNVILAPDEQLTYDKRSGKMNHHHVDALQTSQWTTGRLSFVNASVPEIMKAIERKYDVRIVIHSKYLDKEVFSGSISPKLTVEEILDYMDVDNKYSWSRSGNVITITDKLIK; from the coding sequence ATGATGGAAAAGAAACTTGATACTTTTGAAGAATTGATGCTTGATTTTCTGGCAGGAAAACTGTCGGAGGATGGAGAACGGAAGCTACTTCATTTTCTGCAGTCGGATATTTCTTATCAGCAGAGATATAAAGAAATGGCACGGACACGGGCTAAATCGTTTATCGGTAAGTTTGAACAGGAAAAACAAGCTGACTATGAGGCTTTGTCTGTGAAATTAGGAATAAAGAAAAAATCGGAAAAGAAAAGGATACCGTTGTGGAGTACTTTCTCGCAAGTAGCTGCTATTGCTTTATTGATTCTTACTACTTCTATTGCAGGTTATTATATATATAATGATGTAGCCGAATCGAATCAGGAAATGGCTTTGTGTCAAATGGAAGTACCTTTAGGATCGCAGACCAAAGTGATTTTGCCGGATGGTTCGGTCGTTTGTCTGAATTCCGGTTCCGTGTTGAAGTATGATCCTGCTTTTCTCCGTAAAAAGAACCGGGAAGTCTATTTGATAGGTGAAGGATATTTTGAAGTACAAAAGAATCCGGAGAAACCTTTTATTGTTCATGCCGATGATATAAATGTCAAAGTACTCGGTACGGTTTTTAATGTGCGTTCTTATCCGGAAGATTCTGAAATAGAAGTCAGTCTGATAAAAGGAAAAGTAAATGTATTCTCCACTTCCGAAACCCGGGACAATGTGATTCTTGCCCCCGATGAACAGTTGACGTATGATAAGAGAAGCGGTAAAATGAACCATCATCATGTAGATGCTTTACAAACTTCACAATGGACTACCGGTCGTTTGAGTTTTGTCAATGCATCAGTACCTGAAATAATGAAAGCTATCGAGCGTAAGTATGATGTGCGGATTGTTATCCACAGTAAATATCTGGATAAAGAGGTCTTCTCAGGAAGTATTAGCCCTAAACTTACGGTTGAAGAAATACTGGACTATATGGATGTCGACAATAAATATAGCTGGAGTCGGAGTGGTAATGTGATTACTATTACCGATAAGTTAATCAAGTAG